Part of the Sulfobacillus acidophilus DSM 10332 genome, AGACCCCGGAAATCGCCTGAGCCGGTTTTTCGCCTTGCCCACGAATCCGAAAATCCAACGTTTCGGCCTTAATGAGTTCGGCCGCTTCGGGAGCCAACGCTTGCCAAAGCGCCCAGGTCCCCTCGTCGTCCGCCATCCACACCCAATGCACCCGTTGACTGGGGGGGAGCGTCAACTCCGCGCGTAAATTCCGTGACGCCCGAACCGCACCGGCGACGGCTTGAAAGACGGCTTCGGCCGCCTCGTCGCCTCGCTCGGTAAGGGCCTCCGGCCAAGCCGACGTCATCAGTGTGCCGTTTCGGGGAGCCAATGCCTGCCACAACTCCTCAGTGAGGAACGGCATAAAGGGGTGAAGCAACGCGAGGGCGCGTTCCGCCACGGCGACTAACGTCGACCGGGCGTCGTCCCGCGATGCCGGATCGTCCGATTTCAAGCGAATCTTGGCCATTTCAATGTACCAATCACAGTAGTCGTCCCAGAAGAAGTCATAAATCGCCCGGGCCGCCTGGCCAAACTCAAAGCGGTGCAAATCCCGCGTGACTTGATGAATCGCCTGATTGAGCCGGTACCAAATCCAGCGGTCGGCCGGGTGCCGACTGGCCCTTTCGGTATCCACCGGACCGTCCAGATTCAGCCGAACGAAACGAATGGCGTTATACACTTTATTGGCGAAGTGACTACCGGCTTCAAAACGCTCCCAACTCCACCGATAGTCGTTGCCGGGCGCGGAACCCAAAACCAGCGCGATCCGAAGCGCATCCGCGCCGTATTTTTCGATAACCGCCAACGGATCGACCCCGTTCCCCAGCGACTTACTCATCTTGCGGCCTTCTTTATCCCGTACCAGCCCATGCAACAGGACGGTGCCAAAGGGTTTTTGCCCGGTAAAATGAATCCCTTGCATGATCATGCGGGCAACCCAGAAAAAGATAATGTCATAGCCCGTCGACAACACCGAGGTGGGGTAGTACGTCTCCAGATCCGGCGTCACTTCCGGCCATCCAAGGGTGGAAAAAGGCCATAACGCCGAGGAAAACCATGTGTCCAGGACATCCTCGTCTTGCCGCATAGGCCCTTGGCAGCGAGGGCAGGCGGCCGGCGCCTCGCGGGCTACGACGGTTTCGCCGCAGGCATCGCAATAGTAGGCGGGGATCCGATGGCCCCACCAAATTTGCCGTGAGACACACCAGTCGTGGAGATTTTCCATCCAGTTCATATAAATTTTTTCAAATCGCTCGGGCACAAACCGAATCGCCCCGGTCCGCACCGCCTCAATCGCCGGCTCCGCCAACGGCTTAATCCGCACAAACCACTGTAACGATAACAAGGGCTCGATCACCGATCCGCATTTTTCACAATGGCCGACGGCGTGGGAAATCGCTTCTTGCCGTTCTATCGCACCTTCGGCGTTCAAGGCTTCCAACACCGCCCGGCGCGCCTCTTCTCGCGTCAAGCCGCGAAACCGGCCGGCCTCTTCGGTCATGTTGCCATCCTCGCCGATCACCTTAATCTGAGGCAATTGATGACGAAGACCGATTTGAAAGTCGTTGGGATCATGCGCCGGAGTCACCTTCACCGCTCCGGTGCCGAACGCGGGATCGACATACGCATCGGCCACCACCGGAATTTCGCGCCCGATTAAGGGCACGCGGACGGTTTTGCCGATGAACGCCTGCCACCGCGAGTCCTCCGGATGCACCGCCACCGCCGTATCCCCCAGCATGGTTTCCGGGCGGGTGGTGGCGACCACAATCGCCCCCTCTCCCGTCGTCAGGGGATAGCGAATATAGGTCAGCTGGCCGGGCTCTTCTTCATGCTCCACTTCAATATCGGAAAGAGCCGTCCGACACGAGACGCACCAATTGGTAATATAATGTCCCCGATAAATGAGCCCTTCTTCGTATAAGCGCACGAAAACCTCGGTCACCGCCCGCGACAACCCTTCGTCCAAGGTAAAGCGGACCCGCTCCCAATCGACCGAGGCGCCCAACTTGGCGATTTGATCCAAGATGATGTTGCCGTACTGTTCTTTCCAGCGCCACACTTCCGCCAAAAAGGCTTCCCGGCCCATCGCACGCCGATCCTGGCCCCGACTCCGAATCAATTCGTCCACTTTCATTTGCGTATGGATCCCGGCATGATCGGTCCCCGGCACCCATAGCGTATTGTCTCCCAGCATGCGGTGAAAGCGAATCAAAATGTCCTGCCAGGTCGTATTGAGGGCATGCCCCAAATGCAATACCCCGGTGACATTCGGAGGCGGCATCACAATGGTGAACGAGGCCCGGCCGGTATCTCCATGCGGTCGAAAATCCCCCCGGTTTTTCCAGGTCTGATACCATTTTTCTTCCACCAGCTTTGGATCATAGCGCGGGCTTAATTCCATGTTGGACCCCTTTCCTGATTTGGTCTTGATGAGAAAAATCCCCTTCCGCTTTAAGGGCGAAAGGGGATTTCGCGGTACCACCTTAATTTGCCTAGGCTAGGCCTCCGGTACGCGATATCGGGCGAACCCGTCTCGATTCTCCAAAGATCTCGAGAAGCTTCCGGGTCCACCCTCGGTGCAAGTCGGGCAGGATTTGCACCGGTCTCCTGCTCTCTATACCGCTCGGCACCGATTTTTCCCTTCATCAGCTGATTTCTATGTGTGATTACTCGACGATGGCCAGGATGTCGTCCACCGACAAAATCAAGTGTTCTTCATTGTCCAGCTTAATCTCGGTCCCCGCAAACTTCGCGAAGAGAACCCGCTGGCCTTCCTTGACTTTGATATCTTCGCCGTCACCCACTGCGACAACGAGACCGGTCTGCGGCTTGTCCTTCGCCGTGTCCGGTATGTAAATCCCGCTTTGGGTACGTTCTTGTTCTTCAACGAGCTTCACTAATACACGGTCACCTAACGGACGGACCTGCATTCTGATTTCCTCCTCGTCTTATCCTCGTCGGGATACAGGCATCCCGTGAGTAGGCACTAATCATTATAGTCTAAGGCTCGCACCTGTCAACAATACCCACCGACGGTACCCGCGGCTCATTCCCTATCTTGCCCGCCAGCACGCCATTTTAGCAGGTGTTGCTTAATCTCCGCAGGCGTCGGCGGGCATCCGGGCACCGCCATTTCGGGTTTACCGAGCATCTCGAAATGGCCCGGCGTCGATCCCCATAAGGCGAGACCACGGGCACAATCGCCCACCGCTATCCAGGTTTTCGGCTGCGGCATGGCTTGCCAGGTGCGTTCGACCGCCGGACGCATCGCCTCGGTCAAGTCGCCGGTCACGACCAGCGCATCCGCGTGACGCGGGGAGGCCACAATATCAAAGCCTGCCTGTTGCATATCATAGGGTGACGCCAAAAGCTGCGTCAATTCCTGTTCACACGCATTACAACTACCGGCGTCGACGTGACGAATCCGCCAGATTTTTTGGGGTACCATATCTTCTTCCCTCCTAGCGATCGTGACAGCTGTAGCAGAGTTCAAAACTCTTGTTAATCAACGGGAAATCGCCCACCAGGTTGCCGCGGACCGTAAAGGCCATCGCCGGCCAATTACGGTATGACCCGGAGCGAATATGATAACGACGGATACGTCCCTGCTCCAACGTCACCACATGGGCATTCAGTCCATGCGGCGATTCGCTGAACGCCACCCAGGTACCGTCAACATCGATATCCGGGCTGTCGAAACCGGTCACGGTAAGCGATGCCGGGGCCTCGGCTAATATGGCCTCCATGATCCGCCACGCCTCCTCAATTTCGTCCAACCGGACGCGAAAGCGGGCGAACACATCGCCCCGCGTCTCTATCGTCGGACGAAGGCCCAAGGCGCGATAAAGGGGCTGATACAGCCGGGCATCCCACCGAATTCCCGACGCCCGCGCGACGACCCCCGCAGCGCCCAATGCCTGTGCGTCCGTCTCGGTCAAGCGGCCGACCCCCGTCATCCGATCGTGAAATCCATGGTGAGATTCCACCAGATGTCGCCATCTATGCCAAAGGGGCTTCATCTCCTCTAAAAGTTGGCGCCAATCGGCCGTCTGGCCGGCCTGGACGCCCCCCCGGCGGATCGTGTCAAAAAGCCAGCGGCGGCCTACAATACGCGCGATCCCCTCCTGCCAGCGCTCTTTGAGCGCCAAACCTTTTTGATGAGCCACTTGAAAACCGGTGCCGGCCGGAATTTGCGCGACATCATTTAAATGGGATAAAACCCGCTCGGCTTCCAGCAAAAGGATGCGCCCCCACAGCACCGGCTCCGGTGGTTCATAACCGGCCGCTTGTTCCAGTAACCCGACCCAATTGACCTGATGGGAGACGGAATCGGAGCCACAGACGCGAGAAATGAGGGGACCGACGGCGTCTAACGGACGTCCTTCCAACAGTCGCTCCAGACCGCGATACTTTTGAAAGAGGTGGAGATCCAGGTGTAAAATGTTTTCCCCCATTAAGCTGAAGACAAACCGTCCCGATTCGATGATCCCCGCGTGTGAAGGTCCGACGGTCATTACGG contains:
- a CDS encoding valyl-tRNA synthetase (PFAM: tRNA synthetases class I (I, L, M and V); Anticodon-binding domain; Valyl tRNA synthetase tRNA binding arm~TIGRFAM: valyl-tRNA synthetase~COGs: COG0525 Valyl-tRNA synthetase~HAMAP: Valyl-tRNA synthetase~InterPro IPR002303:IPR002300:IPR013155:IPR019499~KEGG: toc:Toce_0684 valyl-tRNA synthetase~PFAM: Aminoacyl-tRNA synthetase, class Ia; Valyl/Leucyl/Isoleucyl-tRNA synthetase, class I, anticodon-binding; Valyl-tRNA synthetase, class Ia, tRNA binding arm~PRIAM: Valine--tRNA ligase~SPTR: Valyl-tRNA synthetase;~TIGRFAM: Valyl-tRNA synthetase, class Ia); this encodes MELSPRYDPKLVEEKWYQTWKNRGDFRPHGDTGRASFTIVMPPPNVTGVLHLGHALNTTWQDILIRFHRMLGDNTLWVPGTDHAGIHTQMKVDELIRSRGQDRRAMGREAFLAEVWRWKEQYGNIILDQIAKLGASVDWERVRFTLDEGLSRAVTEVFVRLYEEGLIYRGHYITNWCVSCRTALSDIEVEHEEEPGQLTYIRYPLTTGEGAIVVATTRPETMLGDTAVAVHPEDSRWQAFIGKTVRVPLIGREIPVVADAYVDPAFGTGAVKVTPAHDPNDFQIGLRHQLPQIKVIGEDGNMTEEAGRFRGLTREEARRAVLEALNAEGAIERQEAISHAVGHCEKCGSVIEPLLSLQWFVRIKPLAEPAIEAVRTGAIRFVPERFEKIYMNWMENLHDWCVSRQIWWGHRIPAYYCDACGETVVAREAPAACPRCQGPMRQDEDVLDTWFSSALWPFSTLGWPEVTPDLETYYPTSVLSTGYDIIFFWVARMIMQGIHFTGQKPFGTVLLHGLVRDKEGRKMSKSLGNGVDPLAVIEKYGADALRIALVLGSAPGNDYRWSWERFEAGSHFANKVYNAIRFVRLNLDGPVDTERASRHPADRWIWYRLNQAIHQVTRDLHRFEFGQAARAIYDFFWDDYCDWYIEMAKIRLKSDDPASRDDARSTLVAVAERALALLHPFMPFLTEELWQALAPRNGTLMTSAWPEALTERGDEAAEAVFQAVAGAVRASRNLRAELTLPPSQRVHWVWMADDEGTWALWQALAPEAAELIKAETLDFRIRGQGEKPAQAISGVSLGGAVYLPLAGLVDIQRERERTRKALDDTERELERIQKRLADGNFVARAPQEVVDKTRQQAEELEARLERLRERWEALA
- a CDS encoding 10 kDa chaperonin (PFAM: Chaperonin 10 Kd subunit~COGs: COG0234 Co-chaperonin GroES (HSP10)~HAMAP: Chaperonin Cpn10, subgroup~InterPro IPR001476:IPR020818~KEGG: rxy:Rxyl_2295 chaperonin Cpn10~PFAM: Chaperonin Cpn10~SPTR: 10 kDa chaperonin) is translated as MQVRPLGDRVLVKLVEEQERTQSGIYIPDTAKDKPQTGLVVAVGDGEDIKVKEGQRVLFAKFAGTEIKLDNEEHLILSVDDILAIVE
- a CDS encoding NADH ubiquinone oxidoreductase 20 kDa subunit (PFAM: NADH ubiquinone oxidoreductase, 20 Kd subunit~COGs: COG3260 Ni Fe-hydrogenase III small subunit~InterPro IPR006137~KEGG: sgy:Sgly_0128 NADH dehydrogenase (quinone)~PFAM: NADH:ubiquinone oxidoreductase-like, 20kDa subunit~SPTR: NADH ubiquinone oxidoreductase 20 kDa subunit) produces the protein MVPQKIWRIRHVDAGSCNACEQELTQLLASPYDMQQAGFDIVASPRHADALVVTGDLTEAMRPAVERTWQAMPQPKTWIAVGDCARGLALWGSTPGHFEMLGKPEMAVPGCPPTPAEIKQHLLKWRAGGQDRE
- a CDS encoding NADH-ubiquinone oxidoreductase chain 49kDa (PFAM: Respiratory-chain NADH dehydrogenase, 30 Kd subunit; Respiratory-chain NADH dehydrogenase, 49 Kd subunit~COGs: COG3261 Ni Fe-hydrogenase III large subunit~InterPro IPR001268:IPR001135~KEGG: dsy:DSY3115 formate hydrogenlyase subunit 5 precursor~PFAM: NADH-quinone oxidoreductase, subunit D; NADH:ubiquinone oxidoreductase, 30kDa subunit~SPTR: Formate hydrogenlyase subunit 5), which produces MDSRWQEQNAREKRAGSTLLALTAGLGPDLLAHWLSPEGTIRTYRVAAENRRVPSLTPVLPEVGYDEREISDEWGIMPIGHPDLRPLIPGRKGGPTACELPIRTVEGDGVTVMTVGPSHAGIIESGRFVFSLMGENILHLDLHLFQKYRGLERLLEGRPLDAVGPLISRVCGSDSVSHQVNWVGLLEQAAGYEPPEPVLWGRILLLEAERVLSHLNDVAQIPAGTGFQVAHQKGLALKERWQEGIARIVGRRWLFDTIRRGGVQAGQTADWRQLLEEMKPLWHRWRHLVESHHGFHDRMTGVGRLTETDAQALGAAGVVARASGIRWDARLYQPLYRALGLRPTIETRGDVFARFRVRLDEIEEAWRIMEAILAEAPASLTVTGFDSPDIDVDGTWVAFSESPHGLNAHVVTLEQGRIRRYHIRSGSYRNWPAMAFTVRGNLVGDFPLINKSFELCYSCHDR